ATCAAATCTTTCACACTTAAATGCATATTGTCGTCATTGGGCATCTCTGTAGGCCTAATTGCATGAACGACATAATGTCAtggtgtgttttctttcttcaatTTAGGTTTGCGtgaattttaaaaatatattattgttGCAATGGTATTCTCCTGAGTGCATCTATTGTTTTCTGTAGTTATCATTTTCAGCgtgactgtctcactgtctacACTTTCAGCATGGGTTTGTTAGTGGTGAAATGCATGCTGCTGTGTGCATTGATGCATGGAGCGGTGTGTGCCTGTATGCTGAAGAATCACACCATATGGATTGAGAGGCACGACTGTGGCCAGTGTGTGGCCATCAACACTACCATCTGCAGCGGCTACTGTTACACACAGGTAaatacacactctcacactgtTCGTGGTAGCTCGTCATCTGAACATTTTGTTAAAGATGCAAAATAGTGAGGTTGATGTGATGCACATGATACGTACTAAATGATTTTGATATGCTGTAGGCAATATGTGGATCAAAATGAAAATCATTTTGTTGGGTCTAGATACGTTGTGCAAGTAATATGGGTAGAAGTGTGATAATATATTACTTAATTGTAACGCATTTATTGACACACACCCCAACTTGTGTAAACACTCCTTGTTTCCCCTTTTTTAGGACACCAATTTGAGGGGACGGCTTGGGAGGAGTTTCCTGATCCAGCGCAGCTGTGTGCCTCTGTCCTTGGTGTACCGAGCTGCCCATGTGCCAGGCTGCCCTCAGGATGTCAGCCCTCAGCTGTTTTATCCTGCGGCCAACCGCTGCAGCTGCAGGCGCTGCAACACGCGCACACATCACTGTGTTCGCAACAGCCGGATCCCTAATGACCGGTGCACCGTGACCCTTGGCCAGACGCCGCCCTCTGTGGGAACCTGCTAACCAAATGCACATGCATGGCAATGCGACAGCTGATGGACTCTCTGCTTGTTGATGTCAGTGTTGTGCATCTCAGCTCCTCATATTGTTTTCTCTAGTTTGTTTGGCAATGTAGGCTATTGCTATAAAACACTATGTTGAACATGTATTTAACTTTATTGGGAAAATTGTGTAAATTAATCAATGACAATGAATATACAAGCAACAGATGAGTGCATAATACGTGTATTTCCATATTAAAGAAAGTCTAATATGATGTTCAGTTTGGGAGGAGAATGGTCTTGTTCATTTAAGTAAATTTACCAGGGTTTCACTCTACTGGGAATACTTGTACTTGTTTGCACACAGTTGCCTAACCGCTATAGACctttttttcacggcagacatgttgacgtgtcatagtaggaaaagcacacgTCTATTAAacaccattaatgatggctgcattctacCCCTgaattgtgcatgctgactcactgaaacagcttactgggacacgtaattgagccatcgttaaggtcaaaagtctgctgtgaaaaagccctATGCAAATTTCTCACAAAAAAGCCACAGGTGTAACTCTACTCTAATTATGACCGTGATGGGTG
This genomic interval from Perca fluviatilis chromosome 5, GENO_Pfluv_1.0, whole genome shotgun sequence contains the following:
- the LOC120558920 gene encoding thyrotropin subunit beta-like, with product MGLLVVKCMLLCALMHGAVCACMLKNHTIWIERHDCGQCVAINTTICSGYCYTQDTNLRGRLGRSFLIQRSCVPLSLVYRAAHVPGCPQDVSPQLFYPAANRCSCRRCNTRTHHCVRNSRIPNDRCTVTLGQTPPSVGTC